The following proteins are encoded in a genomic region of Oceanotoga teriensis:
- a CDS encoding methyl-accepting chemotaxis protein, which translates to MKLGMKIFVVIIIIILIFTGLSLYNSYIIFKNTGDYAETNLIKANTKIMEDYNTFFEELDKLTNLTSKLDNVRTRNEHIRNIFKYINESYKNIDLSYVAFEDGTYIFEPDREMPSDYDPTVRPWYIEAKSMENVYITEPYEDVSTKEMVISVAKRVYGPDNNIIGVVAFDVSMTDLVNVLSANKSYDSSYAYVLNQKGITLVHPEKERIGVDISDNILFKNLDGKNGILNYEYDGVKKMAFYNTSDLTNWIFYTVVDVKEVESEARSQLVFNLIFIIIIIIISLVLTIIFTKINISSPINHLMKNVDKFGEGDLTVDFTIKSKDEIGKISESLNLMAKNIQEAMSSIDNSASETKVSSEDLANISQKIAGMIENVNVQMNDIRDSSGNVSANVEEVTSGVHEVADGARSISQSAMELSEFADNTLSFAQQGSEKIDFIGDSIKNAVKKSSKAKEEVTVLEKEASNVVEIINTINNITEQTNLLALNAAIEAARAGEAGKGFAVVADEIRKLAEESRKATEEIDSILSDVKNGTDTVNKTTIDVENEIKNIENNMSNLSELFDNIKNKVEGMTSGVENLTAASQQQSASADEMNNAMDNISKLVVDINEKINEISEDIENQNSEAQNISASSEELSALSESLSEEVKKFKF; encoded by the coding sequence ATGAAATTAGGAATGAAAATATTTGTTGTGATTATAATTATAATATTAATATTTACAGGATTATCTCTTTACAATAGTTATATTATATTTAAAAATACTGGGGATTATGCAGAAACGAATCTGATAAAAGCAAATACAAAGATCATGGAAGATTATAATACATTTTTTGAAGAACTTGATAAACTTACAAATCTCACTTCTAAATTAGACAATGTAAGAACGAGAAATGAACATATAAGGAATATATTTAAATATATAAATGAAAGTTATAAAAATATAGACCTTTCTTATGTGGCATTTGAAGATGGAACTTATATATTTGAACCAGATAGGGAAATGCCATCGGATTATGATCCAACTGTTAGACCATGGTATATAGAAGCCAAGAGTATGGAGAATGTTTATATAACAGAGCCATATGAAGATGTTTCAACAAAAGAAATGGTAATTTCAGTTGCGAAAAGAGTTTATGGACCGGATAATAATATAATAGGTGTTGTTGCCTTTGATGTTTCTATGACAGATCTTGTGAATGTTTTGAGTGCCAATAAATCTTATGATTCTTCATATGCTTATGTTTTAAATCAAAAAGGTATTACACTTGTACATCCTGAAAAAGAAAGAATTGGAGTTGATATTTCAGATAATATTTTATTTAAAAATCTTGATGGAAAAAATGGTATTTTAAATTATGAATATGATGGTGTTAAGAAGATGGCTTTTTATAATACATCGGATTTAACGAATTGGATATTTTACACAGTAGTAGATGTTAAAGAAGTTGAATCTGAGGCAAGAAGTCAATTAGTGTTTAATTTAATATTTATAATAATAATTATTATTATATCTTTGGTATTGACCATAATATTTACAAAAATTAATATTTCAAGTCCTATAAATCATCTCATGAAAAATGTTGATAAGTTCGGGGAAGGTGATTTAACAGTTGATTTTACGATAAAAAGTAAGGATGAAATAGGAAAAATTTCCGAAAGTTTAAATTTAATGGCAAAAAATATTCAAGAAGCGATGTCATCTATAGATAATTCAGCATCTGAAACGAAAGTATCTTCTGAAGATCTTGCAAATATTTCACAAAAAATAGCTGGAATGATAGAAAATGTCAATGTTCAAATGAATGATATAAGAGATAGCTCTGGAAATGTTTCAGCCAATGTAGAAGAAGTTACATCGGGAGTTCATGAAGTTGCAGATGGAGCGAGAAGTATTTCTCAATCAGCTATGGAATTGAGTGAGTTTGCCGATAATACATTATCATTTGCTCAGCAAGGAAGTGAAAAAATAGATTTTATTGGAGATAGCATTAAAAATGCTGTAAAAAAATCTTCAAAAGCTAAAGAAGAAGTCACAGTTCTCGAAAAAGAAGCTTCGAATGTTGTTGAAATAATAAATACAATAAATAATATAACAGAACAAACTAATTTACTTGCATTAAATGCAGCAATAGAGGCAGCTCGTGCGGGAGAAGCAGGAAAAGGGTTTGCTGTTGTAGCGGATGAAATAAGGAAACTTGCTGAAGAATCAAGAAAAGCTACAGAAGAAATCGATTCTATATTGTCTGATGTAAAAAATGGTACGGATACTGTTAATAAAACTACTATAGATGTTGAAAATGAAATAAAGAATATAGAAAATAATATGTCTAATTTAAGTGAATTATTTGATAATATAAAAAATAAAGTTGAAGGCATGACTTCTGGAGTTGAAAATTTAACTGCAGCGAGTCAACAACAGAGTGCATCAGCTGATGAAATGAATAATGCTATGGATAATATTTCAAAACTCGTTGTTGATATAAATGAAAAAATAAATGAGATAAGTGAAGATATAGAAAATCAAAATTCTGAAGCTCAGAATATAAGTGCAAGTAGTGAAGAATTATCAGCACTTTCTGAAAGTTTGTCAGAAGAGGTTAAAAAATTTAAATTTTAA
- a CDS encoding aldose 1-epimerase family protein codes for MLKTISNENLKIVVDSSGAQLISIKNSSNIEFLWTADKKYWGRHAPILFPIVGKVKNNEYTVNGKVFELGQHGFARDLEFDLKESSTSKLTYSLKYDENTLKKYPYKFELIITYEIIEDSLFINYEVINLDDKRIYFSIGAHPGFKCPILENESFEDYYLEFENNETINRECLNTELGLFSRKSIPYLKNEKIIKLNHELFNEDALIFKNLKSSKISLRNNKNEYSLTVDFKGFPFLGIWSQKGESPFICIEPWYGHADFEDFDGDFSDKEDSLYLDINKKFNCTYSIKLR; via the coding sequence ATGTTAAAAACCATCTCAAATGAAAATTTAAAAATTGTAGTAGACTCCTCGGGTGCTCAATTAATAAGTATTAAAAACAGTTCAAATATAGAGTTTTTGTGGACTGCAGATAAAAAATACTGGGGCCGCCATGCACCAATACTTTTTCCTATAGTTGGAAAAGTTAAAAACAATGAATATACCGTAAATGGTAAAGTATTTGAATTAGGCCAACATGGTTTTGCCAGAGATTTAGAGTTTGATTTAAAAGAGTCGAGCACTTCAAAATTAACATATTCTTTGAAATATGATGAAAATACTTTGAAAAAATATCCTTATAAATTCGAATTAATAATAACCTATGAAATAATTGAAGATTCATTATTCATAAATTATGAAGTAATAAACTTAGATGATAAAAGAATATACTTTTCTATAGGAGCTCATCCAGGATTTAAATGTCCTATATTAGAAAATGAGTCTTTTGAAGATTATTATTTAGAATTTGAAAATAATGAAACCATAAATAGAGAATGTTTGAATACAGAACTTGGATTATTCAGTAGAAAAAGTATACCTTATTTGAAAAATGAAAAAATAATAAAATTAAATCATGAATTGTTTAATGAAGATGCTTTGATATTCAAAAATTTAAAATCTTCAAAAATATCTTTAAGAAATAATAAAAATGAATATTCATTAACAGTTGATTTCAAAGGATTTCCTTTTTTAGGTATATGGTCACAAAAAGGCGAATCCCCATTCATATGTATAGAGCCATGGTATGGACATGCAGATTTTGAAGATTTCGATGGCGATTTTTCAGATAAAGAAGATTCATTATATTTAGATATAAATAAAAAATTCAATTGTACTTATTCAATAAAATTGAGGTAA